The following are from one region of the Methanospirillum hungatei genome:
- a CDS encoding methyl-accepting chemotaxis protein, with the protein MQNKLKKWIDNATIGQKIILICLILVTVPTIVLGYVAYSSAETTITDDIRMSLEMQTADITEETKTVFDLTQVKVNSDLNVLRELFYEKGKPSIVNDELILGSSYKVNNNFEIVDEVQSLLGGAATVFQKKGNQAIRISTNVIGDDGKRAIGTPVSDAVYDAVINKGQTYYGTANVVGKNYITAYEPIKDNSGNIIGILFVGVEEATTIGLLQEQIRNKKIGEHGYMYILDSKGKLLLHPSLEGQDMTSHDFVKTILAEKKGYLEYPWQGTHKIAAYDYFEPFDWIIVASSDLSDFTGPLDTIRNTIILVVVLGIIAGTLVSLAFGRSISRRMDELVKVAHQIQHGNLSVSIAESQSKDEISILGKAFAEVVSTFQLFRDEVRTLSSAASSGNLNVRGDVSKFQGDYAVIIDGVNETVDAIAVPLQEAMNLCGKYATGDFQARMNPNLHLEGEFIEFKDALNTIGVDLSHALTAVRDHMTILSGQVNEITNKVNEVTRETDVAHKSIEDVSEGVGQVARIASAVNDLADKSGMNTQQILAAMQDLATTVSSVAAKMEQVSVLTNTAAELSENGKKAAGEAETGMKDIMQASSTINEMNQEISQQMGEIGRIVDIISSIAEETNLLALNAAIEAARAGEAGLGFAVVASEVKELANESQKSAEHIAGIISGLQKKSGAMAAAVGKSLTEIESGNVAVNETLDIFNEIVTSISVINANMSEVAAASEQQAASVEEVTATVNEFSDMVTQTAKESVGLAAASEESSAAVDQITHMVSQVNSSMEEIHIVTDQAHETVQRIHDEMDQFKV; encoded by the coding sequence ATGCAAAACAAATTAAAAAAATGGATCGATAATGCAACAATCGGGCAGAAAATTATTCTCATTTGTCTGATTCTGGTTACCGTTCCGACCATCGTGCTTGGGTATGTAGCGTACTCAAGTGCTGAAACGACAATCACAGATGATATCCGGATGAGTCTTGAGATGCAGACAGCGGATATCACCGAAGAGACGAAAACAGTCTTTGATCTGACTCAGGTCAAGGTAAATAGTGATCTGAATGTCCTTCGTGAGCTCTTTTACGAAAAAGGAAAACCTTCGATAGTAAATGACGAACTCATTCTTGGTTCTTCCTATAAGGTGAATAACAATTTTGAGATAGTGGATGAAGTCCAGTCTCTTCTGGGAGGGGCAGCAACAGTATTTCAGAAGAAAGGAAACCAGGCCATCCGGATATCAACCAATGTAATTGGAGATGATGGAAAACGGGCAATTGGAACTCCGGTTTCAGATGCAGTGTATGATGCGGTCATCAATAAAGGACAGACCTATTATGGAACTGCAAATGTTGTTGGAAAGAATTACATTACCGCTTATGAGCCGATAAAAGATAACTCAGGAAATATTATTGGTATCCTCTTTGTCGGTGTTGAAGAGGCCACAACTATCGGTCTTCTGCAGGAACAGATCAGGAACAAAAAGATCGGTGAACATGGGTACATGTATATCCTGGATAGCAAAGGAAAACTGCTCCTTCACCCATCTCTGGAAGGTCAGGATATGACCTCGCATGACTTTGTCAAGACAATTCTTGCAGAAAAGAAAGGATACCTGGAATACCCCTGGCAGGGTACACATAAAATCGCTGCATATGATTACTTTGAACCATTTGACTGGATCATCGTTGCCAGTAGTGATCTCTCTGACTTTACCGGACCACTTGATACCATTCGAAACACTATCATCCTCGTTGTTGTTCTTGGAATCATTGCTGGGACCCTGGTCTCGTTAGCATTTGGTCGCTCAATATCACGCAGAATGGATGAACTGGTCAAGGTAGCCCATCAGATCCAGCATGGGAATCTCTCGGTGAGCATTGCTGAATCACAAAGTAAAGATGAAATCTCAATTCTAGGGAAAGCCTTTGCAGAGGTTGTATCAACCTTCCAACTCTTCAGGGATGAGGTCCGGACCTTAAGTTCTGCAGCATCATCTGGAAACCTGAACGTCAGGGGAGATGTCAGTAAATTCCAGGGAGATTATGCGGTTATCATTGACGGAGTAAATGAGACCGTTGATGCCATAGCCGTTCCCCTACAGGAAGCCATGAATCTGTGTGGAAAATATGCCACTGGTGACTTCCAGGCCCGGATGAACCCAAACCTGCACCTGGAAGGGGAGTTTATTGAGTTCAAAGATGCTCTGAACACCATCGGTGTGGATCTTTCCCATGCCCTGACCGCCGTCCGTGATCACATGACTATCTTATCTGGTCAGGTGAATGAGATCACAAATAAGGTCAACGAGGTTACCCGTGAAACCGATGTTGCACACAAAAGCATTGAAGATGTCTCTGAAGGTGTCGGTCAGGTCGCCCGGATTGCATCGGCAGTGAATGACCTTGCAGATAAGAGTGGTATGAATACCCAGCAGATCCTCGCAGCCATGCAGGATCTTGCCACAACCGTCTCGTCAGTTGCGGCAAAAATGGAGCAGGTGTCTGTTCTTACAAACACTGCTGCAGAACTCTCTGAGAATGGTAAGAAAGCAGCTGGCGAGGCAGAGACTGGTATGAAGGACATCATGCAGGCATCCTCTACAATCAATGAGATGAACCAGGAGATCAGTCAGCAGATGGGGGAGATCGGTCGTATCGTGGATATCATAAGTTCCATTGCCGAAGAGACCAACCTTCTGGCCCTGAACGCTGCAATCGAGGCTGCACGGGCAGGAGAAGCCGGTCTTGGGTTTGCTGTTGTGGCATCAGAAGTCAAGGAACTTGCAAATGAATCCCAGAAGTCAGCAGAACATATTGCAGGCATTATATCCGGACTTCAGAAAAAATCAGGGGCCATGGCCGCAGCTGTTGGGAAGTCCCTGACCGAGATTGAGAGCGGGAATGTTGCGGTCAATGAAACCCTCGATATCTTTAATGAGATCGTGACTTCCATCTCGGTCATCAATGCAAACATGAGTGAGGTTGCCGCTGCAAGTGAGCAACAGGCCGCATCTGTTGAAGAAGTAACCGCAACGGTAAATGAATTCAGTGACATGGTAACCCAGACCGCGAAAGAGTCAGTAGGCCTGGCTGCTGCAAGTGAAGAGTCATCAGCCGCAGTAGACCAGATTACTCATATGGTCTCCCAGGTGAATTCCTCCATGGAAGAAATACACATAGTAACAGATCAGGCTCATGAAACAGTGCAGCGGATTCATGATGAGATGGACCAGTTTAAGGTTTGA
- a CDS encoding phosphotransferase family protein: MTDQTNVNTLFGEIGDDKAFRERYGEQIGAGMAAVIYARDGVAAKVFRDNQPPRQAFQEAYTMAVINELGIPAPKVYGVETFSNRTVLLMDLVKGISLLDVMIKDRSKVAECMDTVVKLQAALHQVKFTDFRPLKMMQQGMITASLGLSPEEKERLIGMLPSLPDDIILCHGDFHGGNILCDGDSCMIIDWAEVSCGCPAADACRSYMDYYIARQGLEDLYLDKYCAVTGRTRDEVLTWLPVVAGSVYGYLSLEAQKIVRPLF; the protein is encoded by the coding sequence ATGACAGATCAAACCAATGTAAACACCCTTTTTGGAGAGATTGGAGATGACAAAGCATTCAGGGAGCGGTACGGTGAACAGATCGGTGCTGGAATGGCTGCCGTAATCTATGCCCGGGATGGCGTTGCAGCAAAGGTATTTCGGGATAACCAGCCGCCCAGACAGGCATTTCAGGAGGCGTACACCATGGCAGTCATCAATGAACTGGGTATTCCTGCTCCGAAGGTGTATGGCGTTGAGACCTTCAGTAACCGGACCGTACTGCTTATGGATCTGGTCAAAGGGATCTCACTCCTTGATGTTATGATCAAAGACAGAAGTAAGGTCGCGGAATGTATGGACACAGTCGTAAAACTTCAGGCAGCTCTGCATCAGGTGAAATTTACCGATTTCCGTCCTCTCAAAATGATGCAGCAGGGAATGATTACCGCAAGTCTCGGATTATCACCTGAAGAAAAAGAACGTCTTATCGGAATGCTTCCTTCGCTTCCTGATGATATCATTCTCTGTCATGGCGATTTCCATGGAGGGAACATACTCTGTGATGGGGATTCATGTATGATTATTGACTGGGCAGAGGTCTCCTGTGGCTGTCCTGCAGCTGATGCATGTAGAAGTTACATGGATTATTACATAGCCAGGCAGGGACTTGAGGATCTTTATCTGGATAAATACTGTGCTGTAACAGGGAGAACACGGGATGAGGTTCTGACCTGGCTTCCGGTAGTCGCTGGTTCAGTCTATGGATATCTCTCCCTGGAAGCGCAAAAGATAGTCCGTCCACTCTTCTGA
- a CDS encoding HAMP domain-containing methyl-accepting chemotaxis protein, with protein MIQLDDLTISKKLLILVIVGILAIIVVGCIGIFSTQQINGQLGELYQNKYAHSVLALEAYSDMMSFAVGGYMLTLEPDPVKKVAIQDANQLPYVASFKEKLAEYESIPMNEDETAVFTDLKQASTEYFDLAQQTNDLNFAGKVEESTKLRTEVLVPTRQKTYDGLAKLIELNTQSANQYYLDAQAGYQSIVLITVIITIICAIILLLISWLIIRNLTRRINMLITGMGEVGAGNLSHRIALTGKDEITQIGSSFDSMAVNLEKQSHEINRNIERSKQANTAIMNVANAIKSGNIDATINTSEHEGEFLVTVQSVNDLISAFVHPLQEAMNIVNKFAAGNFAARYDSKSQVKGDFEKFKNALDNSGMSVSGAINGVKKEVNTLSGVMEETNAGAEEVTSTITMLAQNSSSVSMLAERNSSSISQVLSAMDDLSKAVGAVASSAEEASEKAMHTVDLSKKGLNLAGKAETGMNGIMVSFEDTGNNIQDINNQMEEIGKIVDIITGISEQTGLLALNAAIEAARAGEAGMGFAVVADEVKSLALESQKSAENIATIIGNLQKKSQVVSDSMTESLSEVKSGNEAVRETLGVFNEIVQAINVIYEQLAEGASASEEQAAAVEEITASVHEIETLVQQTAKEAVDSAAATQEVTASIDQISRAISEATASVQRIAAEMGQFTVS; from the coding sequence ATGATTCAACTGGATGATCTGACAATAAGTAAAAAATTGTTGATTCTCGTTATTGTGGGAATCTTAGCGATAATTGTGGTTGGTTGTATCGGAATATTCAGTACACAACAAATAAACGGACAATTGGGTGAGTTATATCAAAATAAATATGCCCATTCAGTTCTGGCACTTGAAGCGTATTCTGACATGATGAGCTTTGCAGTCGGTGGATACATGCTCACCCTGGAGCCTGATCCGGTAAAAAAAGTCGCCATTCAGGATGCGAATCAATTGCCATATGTCGCTTCTTTCAAAGAAAAACTGGCAGAGTATGAATCTATTCCAATGAATGAGGACGAAACAGCAGTTTTTACTGATCTCAAACAGGCGTCAACAGAATATTTCGATCTTGCACAACAGACCAATGACTTAAATTTTGCCGGAAAAGTCGAAGAATCAACAAAATTGAGAACCGAAGTATTAGTTCCGACACGTCAGAAAACCTATGATGGATTAGCGAAATTAATAGAACTCAATACCCAGAGTGCAAACCAATATTATCTGGATGCACAGGCTGGTTATCAGTCAATCGTTCTGATCACGGTCATTATTACCATTATCTGTGCGATTATTCTCCTGCTCATTTCATGGCTCATCATTCGAAATCTTACCCGAAGAATCAATATGCTCATTACTGGTATGGGTGAAGTTGGAGCAGGAAACCTGTCACACCGGATAGCTCTGACCGGTAAGGATGAAATTACCCAAATTGGTTCCTCATTTGATTCGATGGCAGTAAATCTTGAGAAGCAATCCCATGAGATTAACCGGAATATTGAGAGATCAAAACAGGCCAATACAGCGATAATGAATGTAGCAAACGCGATTAAGAGCGGTAACATTGATGCAACCATCAATACCTCTGAACATGAAGGGGAATTTCTTGTAACAGTCCAAAGTGTCAATGACCTTATCAGTGCATTCGTTCATCCGCTTCAAGAGGCAATGAACATCGTCAATAAGTTTGCTGCCGGAAATTTTGCCGCCAGGTATGATTCGAAATCACAGGTAAAAGGCGACTTCGAGAAATTTAAAAATGCTCTCGATAACAGCGGAATGAGTGTATCCGGAGCAATAAATGGTGTCAAGAAAGAGGTGAATACCTTAAGTGGTGTGATGGAAGAGACAAATGCAGGTGCTGAGGAAGTCACCAGTACTATCACCATGCTTGCACAGAACTCTTCATCGGTTAGCATGCTCGCGGAACGAAACAGCAGTAGTATATCTCAAGTTCTTTCTGCTATGGATGATCTTTCCAAAGCTGTTGGGGCTGTTGCATCATCTGCAGAGGAAGCATCAGAAAAAGCAATGCACACCGTGGATCTTTCAAAGAAGGGTCTTAACCTGGCCGGAAAAGCTGAGACCGGTATGAATGGAATAATGGTCTCATTTGAGGATACAGGAAACAATATCCAAGACATCAATAATCAGATGGAGGAGATTGGTAAGATTGTGGACATCATTACCGGAATATCAGAACAGACCGGTCTTCTTGCCCTTAATGCAGCAATAGAGGCTGCCCGTGCTGGAGAAGCAGGCATGGGTTTTGCTGTTGTTGCCGATGAAGTCAAATCACTTGCCCTGGAATCTCAAAAATCCGCAGAAAATATTGCAACCATCATTGGTAACCTGCAAAAGAAATCTCAGGTGGTTTCTGATTCCATGACTGAATCGCTCAGTGAAGTAAAGAGTGGAAATGAGGCGGTAAGAGAAACACTGGGCGTTTTCAATGAGATTGTACAGGCGATCAATGTTATTTACGAACAGCTTGCAGAGGGAGCCAGTGCCTCTGAGGAACAGGCTGCTGCAGTGGAGGAAATAACTGCAAGTGTCCATGAGATTGAGACCCTGGTTCAGCAGACAGCGAAAGAGGCTGTTGATTCAGCAGCAGCCACGCAGGAAGTGACTGCATCCATAGATCAGATCTCACGTGCTATCTCCGAAGCAACTGCATCTGTTCAACGTATCGCAGCAGAAATGGGCCAATTTACGGTCTCATAA